In Salinigranum marinum, one DNA window encodes the following:
- a CDS encoding HalOD1 output domain-containing protein, which translates to MMNGDDPHATSPSVRVVNEVAAAKGVDPVELDPLSEYLDLESVDALLENSSGGVRVECSIDELRVAVEVGSDGHVRVSPIPTE; encoded by the coding sequence ATGATGAACGGTGACGACCCACACGCGACGTCACCGAGCGTGCGCGTCGTGAACGAAGTCGCCGCCGCGAAAGGGGTCGATCCCGTCGAACTCGACCCGCTCTCGGAGTATCTCGATCTCGAATCCGTCGACGCCCTGTTGGAGAACAGTTCCGGAGGCGTCCGCGTCGAGTGTTCGATCGACGAACTCCGTGTGGCGGTGGAGGTCGGCTCCGACGGCCACGTCAGGGTCTCTCCGATACCGACCGAGTGA
- the ptsH1 gene encoding phosphocarrier protein HPr — MERLVTVVPEAGLHARPASKFVETANEYDCELQIGPEEGTLVNARSMLGVTGLGVKSGERVRLVAEGEDSEAALDALESVLSTEEVEE, encoded by the coding sequence ATGGAACGACTCGTCACCGTCGTCCCGGAGGCGGGCCTCCACGCCCGTCCGGCGTCGAAGTTCGTCGAGACCGCGAACGAGTACGACTGCGAGCTACAGATCGGCCCCGAGGAGGGCACGCTCGTCAACGCGCGGAGCATGCTCGGGGTGACGGGACTCGGGGTGAAGTCGGGCGAGCGCGTGCGGTTGGTCGCCGAGGGGGAGGACAGCGAGGCCGCGCTGGACGCGCTCGAATCGGTACTGTCGACCGAGG
- a CDS encoding FAD-dependent oxidoreductase, with the protein MTHETDVLVIGGGATGAGVARDLAMRGLTVTLADRGGLSSGTTGRSHGLLHSGARYAEADEVGARECIAENRILRDIAGHCIGDTGGLFVQLADDDPAYFDEKLAACREYDIDAEVISGDEAHERVPDLSPDVERAMVVPDGVVYPSRLVAANAADVERREGTVLTNAPVESIVVDDGRVATVHLGGEADTDVTASYVVNATGAWAGKLAAMAGVEVEMRPTSGVMVSVDYPDLGPVLNRCRDPDDGDIVIPHDDQAVLGTTSNVVDDPDAYPTDEAEVERMFAECGEMLPAVRDAEVLRTWWGVRPLYAPDEEARGSQSGGKGASRGISRGFFVLDHDDDGVGNFASIVGGKLTSYRLMAEETADLVADRLGVDEPCRTADEPLPGVDDTTELNRFVSTYDARSPTDEDVVAGD; encoded by the coding sequence ATGACACACGAGACTGACGTACTGGTGATCGGTGGGGGTGCGACCGGCGCAGGCGTCGCCCGCGACCTGGCGATGCGGGGACTGACGGTGACGCTGGCCGACCGGGGTGGGCTCTCCTCGGGCACGACGGGTCGCTCGCACGGCCTCCTGCACAGCGGGGCCCGGTACGCCGAGGCCGACGAGGTCGGAGCCCGCGAGTGCATCGCGGAGAACCGCATCCTGCGCGACATCGCCGGCCACTGCATCGGCGACACGGGAGGGCTGTTCGTCCAGCTCGCCGACGACGACCCGGCGTACTTCGACGAGAAGCTCGCGGCGTGCCGCGAGTACGACATCGACGCCGAGGTGATCTCGGGCGACGAGGCCCACGAGCGGGTCCCCGACCTCTCCCCCGACGTCGAGCGCGCGATGGTCGTCCCCGACGGCGTCGTCTATCCCTCGCGGCTCGTCGCGGCCAACGCCGCCGACGTCGAACGGCGTGAGGGAACCGTCCTGACGAACGCGCCCGTCGAGTCGATCGTCGTCGACGACGGTCGGGTCGCGACCGTCCACCTCGGCGGCGAGGCGGACACGGACGTCACCGCGTCGTACGTGGTGAACGCCACCGGCGCGTGGGCCGGGAAACTCGCGGCGATGGCGGGCGTCGAGGTCGAGATGCGCCCGACCAGCGGCGTGATGGTGTCGGTCGACTACCCCGACCTCGGGCCCGTCCTCAACCGCTGTCGGGACCCCGACGACGGCGACATCGTCATCCCACACGACGACCAGGCCGTCTTGGGGACGACGAGCAACGTCGTCGACGACCCCGACGCCTACCCCACCGACGAGGCGGAGGTCGAACGGATGTTCGCCGAGTGTGGCGAGATGCTCCCGGCCGTCCGCGACGCGGAGGTCCTCCGAACCTGGTGGGGCGTCCGCCCGCTCTACGCGCCCGACGAGGAAGCCCGCGGGAGCCAAAGCGGGGGCAAGGGGGCGAGCCGTGGTATCTCCCGCGGCTTCTTCGTCCTCGATCACGACGACGACGGCGTCGGGAACTTCGCGAGCATCGTCGGCGGGAAGCTGACGAGCTACCGGCTGATGGCCGAGGAGACCGCGGATCTCGTCGCCGACCGCCTGGGCGTCGACGAACCGTGCCGGACCGCCGACGAACCCCTCCCGGGCGTGGACGATACGACCGAACTGAACCGGTTCGTCTCCACGTACGACGCGCGGTCGCCGACCGACGAGGACGTGGTGGCCGGGGACTGA